In Jeotgalibaca arthritidis, a single genomic region encodes these proteins:
- a CDS encoding phytoene/squalene synthase family protein → MMLSRQLRQDYAFCEKIIKASSKSFYTAFSQLPKEKARAVYAIYAFCRLADDTVDSDDPLAEKIKNLQKLEEQLKAFDKGHTPDEPMWRALRDVFTRYKMDVSPFFDQLEGQKRDLSFKGMADLSALEEYSYYVAGSVGLMLLPILSANNEIDDSLRESAVSLGIAMQLTNILRDVGEDFRDNNRIYLPSDLLLHYGIRIDGHADKILDQID, encoded by the coding sequence ATGATGTTATCAAGGCAACTTAGGCAAGACTACGCATTTTGTGAAAAGATTATAAAAGCTTCATCAAAAAGTTTTTATACGGCTTTTTCCCAGCTGCCTAAAGAAAAGGCGCGGGCAGTCTATGCCATTTATGCTTTTTGTCGTCTAGCAGATGACACCGTAGATTCTGATGATCCTTTGGCAGAAAAAATTAAAAATTTACAAAAATTAGAAGAACAATTAAAGGCCTTCGACAAGGGTCATACGCCTGACGAGCCAATGTGGCGAGCGTTAAGAGATGTGTTTACACGCTATAAAATGGATGTTTCGCCTTTTTTCGACCAATTGGAAGGCCAAAAGAGAGATCTCTCCTTCAAAGGGATGGCTGATTTATCTGCTCTAGAAGAATATAGCTATTATGTAGCGGGTTCTGTTGGTTTGATGTTGTTACCGATTTTATCGGCTAATAATGAGATTGATGATAGCTTAAGAGAAAGTGCGGTTTCCTTAGGGATTGCGATGCAATTGACGAATATTTTACGTGATGTTGGCGAGGATTTTAGAGATAATAACCGTATTTATTTGCCATCTGATTTGTTGTTGCATTATGGTATTCGTATAGATGGGCATGCGGACAAAATCTTAGACCAAATCGATTAG
- a CDS encoding squalene/phytoene synthase family protein, which produces MRTPDALMEDGVNPSFIELWESIAMEAERRYGLFWGRIDRFDEDCRFPVYVAAKLYHAIIDSVRENNYNCLQLRNYVPEVKMMGLVLEARKKFKKR; this is translated from the coding sequence ATCCGCACCCCCGATGCGCTCATGGAGGATGGCGTTAATCCGTCATTTATTGAATTATGGGAAAGCATTGCCATGGAAGCAGAAAGAAGATACGGACTCTTTTGGGGTCGTATTGACCGCTTTGATGAAGACTGTCGTTTCCCTGTTTATGTTGCAGCCAAATTATATCATGCTATTATAGATAGCGTGCGTGAAAACAACTATAATTGCTTGCAGCTGAGGAATTATGTGCCCGAAGTAAAAATGATGGGCCTTGTGTTAGAAGCCAGAAAAAAATTTAAGAAACGGTGA
- a CDS encoding IS3 family transposase, with protein sequence MYAYAEKLKAVKLYLKYESYAAVINELGYPSRMALRDWIEAYRTDGDVQKEMTRTPKYTEEQKQAAVTHYLEHGKCYSRTCRKLGYPSRGLLTEWIMERAPQPRQLIKKGVNLTQQEKEAAVLALVTRTTSAQSIADQLGISRNSLYNYKERWLGKDVLGMVNDSKETDVNQLKSQVKQLQEEVHRLQIQKDVLEKAGELLKKDQGIHLEELTNQEKTLLIDALRPFYPLKELLACVSIPKSSYSYHHTQLALPDKYCKARTMIIEIFHKNKRRYGYRRIHTALKHKGMTLSEKIVQRIMREENLFAKSVKIKKYSSYKGEISPAVPNILERDFTASKPNTKWVTDLTEFRLPAGKVYLSPMIDCFDGAIVSWTIGASPNAELTNSMLDQAVLTLKEGENPIVHSDRGAHYRWPSWIERMESHHLTRSMSKKGCTPDNAACEGFFGRLKNEFFYDENWLDVSIEHFIQLLNNYLHWYNHERIKLSLGGMSIMDFRKTLPLIA encoded by the coding sequence ATGTATGCTTACGCTGAAAAATTAAAAGCCGTCAAACTTTACTTGAAGTACGAATCTTATGCGGCTGTCATCAATGAACTGGGGTATCCTTCGCGTATGGCTCTTCGGGATTGGATAGAGGCTTACCGTACGGATGGAGATGTTCAAAAAGAGATGACGCGAACGCCAAAATACACCGAAGAACAAAAACAAGCAGCAGTCACCCACTATCTTGAGCATGGTAAGTGTTATTCACGTACCTGCAGAAAACTTGGCTATCCAAGCCGGGGCTTATTAACAGAATGGATCATGGAGCGCGCACCTCAACCTCGCCAATTGATTAAAAAAGGGGTAAACTTAACACAACAAGAAAAAGAAGCCGCAGTTCTTGCACTGGTAACTCGGACCACATCCGCACAATCGATTGCGGATCAACTAGGTATTAGCCGAAATTCCCTCTACAATTATAAAGAACGGTGGCTCGGCAAGGACGTGCTTGGTATGGTCAATGACTCAAAGGAAACAGATGTTAATCAATTAAAAAGTCAAGTCAAGCAACTTCAAGAAGAGGTTCACCGCCTTCAGATTCAAAAAGACGTTCTTGAAAAAGCGGGTGAACTACTAAAAAAAGATCAGGGCATCCATCTAGAAGAACTCACCAATCAAGAGAAAACACTCCTGATTGATGCCCTTCGCCCTTTTTATCCGTTAAAGGAATTATTAGCCTGTGTCAGTATCCCTAAAAGCAGTTATAGTTATCACCACACTCAACTCGCTTTACCTGATAAATATTGCAAGGCTCGTACCATGATAATTGAAATTTTTCACAAGAATAAGCGGCGGTATGGCTATCGCCGAATTCATACTGCTCTGAAACATAAAGGGATGACTCTTTCAGAAAAAATTGTTCAACGTATCATGCGCGAAGAAAATCTCTTCGCTAAATCCGTTAAAATTAAGAAGTATAGTTCATACAAAGGAGAAATATCGCCTGCAGTTCCTAACATCCTAGAACGCGATTTTACAGCCAGTAAACCCAATACAAAATGGGTAACTGATCTAACAGAATTCCGTCTCCCTGCTGGAAAAGTTTACCTGTCTCCTATGATAGACTGTTTCGATGGTGCAATAGTGAGTTGGACGATTGGTGCTTCTCCTAATGCTGAATTGACTAATTCGATGCTAGATCAAGCGGTTTTAACGCTAAAAGAAGGTGAAAACCCGATAGTTCATTCGGACCGAGGGGCTCATTACCGCTGGCCAAGTTGGATTGAGCGAATGGAATCGCATCACTTAACTCGTTCTATGTCTAAAAAAGGTTGCACGCCTGATAATGCTGCGTGTGAAGGTTTTTTTGGGCGGTTAAAAAACGAATTCTTTTACGATGAGAATTGGTTAGATGTGTCAATTGAGCACTTTATACAACTTTTAAACAACTATCTTCATTGGTACAATCACGAAAGAATCAAGCTATCTTTAGGTGGGATGAGTATTATGGATTTTCGAAAAACACTTCCTTTAATAGCTTAA
- a CDS encoding isochorismatase family cysteine hydrolase has translation MAKEALLIVDMSNDFVADNGTLTVGKPAQAIVSYIKETAQAFLDNGQVVVVSMDDHEENDPHFDLWPAHNVTGSYGQQLYGELQDWFDSNQNHDQLYYQAKTNYNAFFKTGLADQLRQLEVEKVHVVGVTTDICDFLTVAGADAEGFKTAIHKQGIATFTDLGDTMVNHMVRCFHTEVVE, from the coding sequence ATGGCGAAAGAAGCACTATTAATTGTTGATATGAGTAATGACTTTGTGGCAGATAATGGCACATTGACGGTTGGTAAGCCAGCTCAAGCGATTGTTTCCTACATAAAAGAAACAGCCCAGGCTTTTTTAGATAACGGCCAAGTGGTTGTCGTATCGATGGATGATCATGAAGAAAATGATCCTCATTTTGACTTATGGCCAGCCCACAATGTGACGGGCAGTTACGGCCAACAACTTTACGGTGAGTTGCAGGATTGGTTTGACTCTAATCAAAATCATGACCAACTCTACTACCAAGCAAAGACAAACTACAACGCCTTTTTCAAAACGGGATTGGCTGATCAATTACGCCAATTAGAAGTGGAAAAAGTTCATGTCGTTGGTGTAACAACTGATATTTGTGACTTTTTAACGGTAGCGGGAGCAGATGCGGAAGGCTTTAAAACAGCCATTCATAAACAAGGCATTGCAACCTTTACTGATTTAGGCGACACCATGGTTAACCATATGGTGCGTTGTTTCCATACAGAAGTAGTTGAATAG
- a CDS encoding tryptophan-rich sensory protein: MTDTKKKAWANLALFILALIVNVLGATGFINGSSQAEVSDRYHTLITPAGFTFSIWSLIYGLLLFSFIVMVVRHEDRYYKQAIHSLSPLIWVSLAANILWIVSFSYIVIGLSTVFIFIYVISLALILKKLLKLDGSKRWLLPLTFGLNTGWLIIASVVNVAAYLVKMNWDGFGMTYDTWAMIIMLVALLLAIGVLLQVKNAAFTLPIAWAFFGISQELQTFGESQTLVAIALANAVILTIAAAYQWWKNKKAVIPYID; the protein is encoded by the coding sequence ATGACTGACACTAAGAAGAAAGCATGGGCAAACTTAGCCCTCTTTATATTGGCTCTCATTGTCAATGTTCTAGGAGCGACTGGATTTATAAACGGTTCGTCTCAAGCAGAAGTTTCCGACCGATACCATACCCTCATTACACCTGCTGGATTTACCTTTAGTATTTGGAGTTTAATTTACGGCTTATTACTCTTTAGTTTTATTGTAATGGTTGTCCGTCACGAAGATCGTTATTATAAGCAAGCCATTCATAGTCTCTCTCCTTTAATCTGGGTGTCATTGGCAGCGAATATCTTGTGGATTGTCAGTTTTTCCTATATTGTGATTGGTTTATCAACCGTCTTTATTTTTATTTATGTGATCAGTTTGGCATTGATTTTGAAAAAACTATTGAAGCTTGATGGTTCGAAGCGTTGGCTATTGCCATTAACATTCGGCTTGAACACTGGCTGGCTAATTATTGCCTCTGTTGTTAATGTGGCAGCTTACTTAGTGAAAATGAACTGGGATGGCTTTGGTATGACTTACGATACATGGGCAATGATCATCATGCTAGTAGCGTTACTCCTAGCGATTGGTGTGTTATTACAAGTCAAAAATGCAGCCTTCACCTTGCCAATTGCTTGGGCATTCTTCGGTATATCACAAGAGCTACAAACCTTTGGAGAAAGCCAAACTCTAGTAGCGATTGCCTTAGCTAACGCTGTGATTTTAACCATAGCAGCGGCATACCAGTGGTGGAAAAATAAAAAAGCCGTCATTCCTTATATAGACTAG
- a CDS encoding SRPBCC family protein: MRKVWNAITKPEKLSQWFDNESIWEMDKFEEGKTATVTLLPNEKNELEEKTVVTVTIEHILPFMEFHFVDENKEEFAAFRLKEETGIRVFLKSEGFSDSLEKLKALVEKK; encoded by the coding sequence ATGCGTAAAGTCTGGAATGCTATTACAAAGCCAGAGAAATTAAGCCAGTGGTTTGACAATGAATCGATTTGGGAAATGGACAAGTTTGAAGAAGGCAAAACGGCAACGGTGACATTACTTCCAAACGAAAAAAACGAGCTGGAAGAAAAGACAGTTGTCACAGTTACGATCGAACATATTTTACCTTTTATGGAATTTCATTTTGTAGACGAAAATAAAGAAGAATTTGCAGCGTTTCGATTAAAAGAAGAAACAGGGATTCGTGTGTTTCTAAAGTCAGAAGGATTTAGTGACTCTTTAGAAAAGTTGAAGGCATTGGTTGAGAAAAAATAA
- a CDS encoding beta-galactosidase, translating to MEKKYVSAAQHLLHGGDYNPDQWLDYPEILAQDIELMKEANANAFSIGMFAWASLEPEEGVYRFEWLDDIIENIASFGGKVLLSTPSGARPAWMSQKYPEVLRVNAERQKLLHGARHNHCFSSPVYRQQTQKINRLLAERYGDNPAILMWHVSNEYGGECHCDYCQEAFRGWLKNRYNNSLDELNHAWWGPFWSHTITDWSQIESPSPIGENAVHGMNIDWRRFVSDQTIDFYKSEIEPLRELTPHIPITTNFMADGNDLIPFQGLDYSQFAKEVDVMSWDAYPAWHNDWDTTADLAMKVAFVDDLYRSLKNQPFLLLESTPSGVNWHNVNKTKRPGMHYLSSMQMLAHGSDSIMYFQWRKSRGSSEKLHGAVVDHDGSTNNRVFQDVKEVGQALNDMPEITGSMRQADVAVLYDWENHWALGDAQGYGLQTKRYPQTAQEHYRAFWENDIPVDVITKEQDFSAYKLLVVPMLYMMSEETISRLKAFVQAGGKLVTTYISGVVNEHDLTYLGGWPKDLQEVFGVQPLETDTFYPSDRNQLAYQGKHYEITDYATVLSVDSADVLAHYEADFYKGTPAVTKNQFGEGTAYYIGARMEADFQRDFYAELIEELDLKAVLTVDHGRGVSVQSRQISEDTHYVFIMNFTEEEQTITVQELVTDVRTKEELVGDMTLAPYEARVVAYKG from the coding sequence TGTATCAGCTGCCCAGCACTTGTTGCACGGAGGGGACTATAACCCTGATCAATGGTTAGATTATCCAGAAATTCTCGCACAAGATATCGAACTCATGAAGGAGGCTAATGCCAATGCCTTTTCGATTGGGATGTTTGCTTGGGCAAGTTTAGAGCCAGAAGAGGGCGTCTATCGCTTCGAATGGTTGGATGACATTATTGAAAATATTGCATCATTTGGTGGAAAAGTTTTACTATCAACTCCGAGTGGGGCGCGTCCAGCTTGGATGTCTCAAAAATATCCAGAAGTATTACGTGTGAATGCAGAACGACAAAAGTTATTGCATGGCGCGCGTCACAACCATTGTTTTAGTTCACCCGTTTACCGCCAGCAAACACAAAAGATTAATCGTTTGTTAGCTGAGCGTTATGGTGACAATCCCGCAATTTTAATGTGGCATGTGTCCAATGAATATGGTGGCGAATGTCACTGTGATTACTGCCAAGAAGCCTTTCGTGGTTGGTTGAAGAACCGCTATAATAATAGTTTAGATGAATTAAACCATGCATGGTGGGGGCCGTTTTGGAGCCATACGATTACGGATTGGTCACAGATTGAATCGCCATCACCAATTGGTGAAAATGCTGTTCACGGCATGAATATAGATTGGCGCCGTTTCGTTAGTGACCAAACCATTGATTTCTATAAGAGCGAGATTGAACCATTGCGTGAGCTGACACCGCATATTCCGATTACGACAAACTTTATGGCAGATGGTAATGACTTAATTCCTTTCCAAGGCTTGGATTACAGCCAATTTGCTAAGGAAGTAGATGTTATGAGTTGGGATGCATATCCGGCTTGGCATAATGATTGGGACACAACAGCTGACTTAGCAATGAAAGTCGCTTTCGTAGATGATTTGTACCGTTCATTGAAAAACCAACCCTTCTTACTATTAGAATCAACACCGAGCGGGGTAAACTGGCACAATGTCAATAAAACGAAACGACCAGGCATGCATTACTTATCATCTATGCAGATGCTAGCTCATGGTTCAGATAGCATTATGTACTTCCAATGGCGTAAATCACGTGGCTCTTCTGAAAAATTGCATGGAGCTGTTGTTGATCATGATGGCAGTACGAATAACCGTGTTTTCCAAGATGTTAAGGAAGTCGGACAAGCACTAAACGATATGCCAGAAATTACCGGCTCTATGCGACAAGCCGATGTAGCTGTTTTATATGACTGGGAAAACCACTGGGCTCTTGGCGATGCGCAAGGCTATGGCTTACAAACCAAACGTTACCCACAAACAGCACAGGAACATTACCGCGCCTTCTGGGAAAATGATATTCCAGTAGACGTCATTACAAAAGAACAAGATTTTTCTGCCTACAAACTATTAGTCGTACCGATGCTCTACATGATGAGCGAAGAGACAATCAGTCGCCTGAAAGCATTTGTCCAAGCAGGTGGAAAACTGGTCACGACTTATATTAGTGGTGTCGTGAATGAACACGATTTAACGTACCTAGGAGGTTGGCCAAAAGATTTACAAGAGGTTTTTGGTGTCCAGCCACTTGAAACAGATACCTTCTATCCAAGTGACCGTAATCAACTGGCTTATCAAGGTAAGCACTACGAAATTACCGACTATGCAACTGTTCTATCCGTTGATTCTGCAGATGTATTAGCTCACTATGAAGCTGATTTCTATAAAGGCACACCAGCTGTGACGAAAAACCAATTTGGTGAAGGAACAGCTTATTATATTGGTGCTCGTATGGAGGCAGACTTCCAACGCGATTTCTATGCAGAGCTAATTGAAGAATTAGATTTGAAGGCAGTATTAACAGTTGATCATGGACGCGGTGTTTCTGTTCAATCCCGTCAAATTTCGGAAGATACTCACTATGTTTTTATTATGAATTTCACGGAAGAAGAGCAAACCATTACTGTTCAAGAATTGGTCACAGATGTTCGAACGAAGGAAGAACTAGTGGGCGATATGACGTTGGCACCATACGAGGCACGCGTTGTCGCTTATAAAGGCTAA
- a CDS encoding alpha/beta fold hydrolase: MLLTVRKRLLGTIPLLEVVSKEKRNQTLPLIIYYHGWQSAKELNLTQARSLAKQGFRVLLPDAYNHGERKQEVSKVPSLTFWQSIHANLMEFGYIVNHFQKMNLANDQIGVGGLSMGGITTCALLTHHPEIKAAACVMGSPKPVAYLERIRQHASQLGRYLPADLDALLSWLTKYDLSLNPDTINGRPLFFWHGQQDHIVPYDHVVRFMDDHGDLENISFVDEDEGHLVRGETMEKVTRFFVKELLGK; the protein is encoded by the coding sequence ATGTTATTAACTGTGAGAAAACGACTGCTTGGAACCATTCCTCTTTTAGAGGTCGTTTCAAAAGAAAAACGTAACCAAACATTACCACTGATTATTTACTACCACGGCTGGCAATCCGCTAAAGAACTAAACTTAACCCAAGCCCGTTCGCTAGCCAAACAAGGCTTTCGAGTTTTATTACCGGATGCCTACAACCACGGCGAGCGTAAGCAGGAGGTCTCTAAAGTCCCATCACTAACGTTTTGGCAAAGTATCCACGCCAACTTGATGGAATTTGGCTATATCGTCAATCATTTCCAAAAAATGAATTTAGCCAATGATCAAATCGGTGTCGGCGGTTTGTCTATGGGTGGCATTACTACTTGTGCCTTGCTGACCCATCATCCTGAAATTAAGGCCGCGGCTTGTGTGATGGGATCACCTAAACCCGTCGCCTACTTGGAACGCATTCGCCAACATGCCAGCCAATTGGGCCGCTATCTACCAGCTGACTTAGATGCGTTATTAAGCTGGCTTACTAAGTATGACTTGTCGCTCAATCCCGATACGATCAACGGCCGTCCGCTCTTCTTTTGGCATGGTCAACAAGACCATATTGTGCCTTACGATCATGTGGTTCGTTTTATGGATGACCATGGTGACTTGGAGAATATCAGTTTTGTCGATGAAGATGAAGGCCATCTCGTCCGCGGCGAAACGATGGAAAAAGTGACTCGTTTTTTTGTGAAAGAGCTTTTAGGGAAATAA
- a CDS encoding MarR family winged helix-turn-helix transcriptional regulator, with protein MDDSIFDRRLEDQLCFRLYRASSELGKLYSQALQPFGLTFSQYLVLLALWDKDGVAVTDIGSRTGMGIGTLNPILKRMTEHGWVEKKTHDTDKRATLVFVTEQATNEKPAINLSILKQLEGFQLMDLDIIGLMDQLETLQQQLKKVND; from the coding sequence ATGGATGATTCAATATTTGACCGGCGCTTAGAAGACCAATTGTGTTTTCGACTTTACCGCGCCTCTAGCGAGTTGGGAAAATTATACAGTCAGGCCTTGCAGCCTTTTGGTTTAACTTTTTCACAGTACCTTGTCTTACTTGCGTTATGGGATAAAGATGGGGTCGCAGTGACGGATATTGGTTCACGAACTGGAATGGGAATTGGAACCTTAAATCCGATTCTAAAACGAATGACAGAGCATGGCTGGGTTGAAAAGAAGACCCACGATACCGATAAACGTGCCACCCTCGTTTTTGTAACCGAACAAGCAACTAACGAAAAGCCAGCGATTAACTTATCGATTTTAAAACAGTTAGAAGGCTTTCAACTGATGGATTTGGATATCATTGGCTTGATGGATCAGCTGGAAACCTTACAGCAGCAATTGAAAAAAGTAAACGACTAA
- the glmS gene encoding glutamine--fructose-6-phosphate transaminase (isomerizing): MCGIVGYIGQGAVQDALVNGLEKLEYRGYDSAGIYVVDPAGRGHLFKEKGRIAALSEQVDFEIEASVGIGHTRWATHGVPSVDNAHPHQSANNRFTLVHNGVIENFRELKENYLSDVRLYGETDTEIVVNVIAAMSEKEGLGAKEALKKTLQVVKGSYAFAMIDAENPSVLYAAKNKSPLLIGLGDDFNMVVSDAMAGVQLTNEYVEIHDGEIVMLTKDDVLIETVAGEAIERASYRATVDASDLEKGTYPYYMLKEIDEQPAVLRRIIQEYQGEDNQLEVDEVLLAAMMEADRIHIVACGTSYHAGWVGKHYLETLAKIPTEVHIASEFSYNQPLLTGKPFFIFISQSGETADSRQVLVKVKELGYPALTITNVQGSTLSREADHTLLLYAGPEIAVASSKAYTAQMTVMAILADVLGRQKGHDNQWDLAHELGLVARAMDTVIDEKAQLEELAETYFKDTRNAFYIGRGLDYYVAMEAALKLKEISYIQTEGFAAGELKHGTIALIEEGTPVLALATQASNASHTRGNVEEVRSRGANTCVIAMEGLEQEGDQFILPHIHEELAPLVAVVPTQLLAYYATLQRGYDVDKPRNLAKSVTVE; encoded by the coding sequence ATGTGTGGAATTGTTGGATATATCGGCCAAGGTGCCGTTCAAGATGCGTTAGTTAATGGATTAGAAAAATTAGAGTACCGTGGTTATGATTCAGCTGGGATTTATGTGGTAGATCCAGCCGGCAGAGGTCATTTGTTTAAAGAAAAAGGTCGTATTGCGGCTTTATCAGAGCAAGTTGATTTTGAGATTGAAGCAAGCGTGGGGATTGGTCACACACGTTGGGCAACACATGGTGTGCCAAGTGTGGACAATGCTCACCCTCATCAATCAGCTAATAACCGCTTTACTTTAGTTCATAATGGTGTCATTGAAAACTTCCGTGAGTTGAAAGAGAATTATTTATCTGATGTTCGTTTGTATGGGGAAACCGATACGGAAATTGTTGTCAATGTTATTGCAGCAATGTCGGAAAAAGAAGGATTAGGGGCTAAAGAAGCCTTAAAAAAAACCTTGCAAGTAGTTAAAGGATCTTATGCCTTTGCGATGATTGATGCAGAAAATCCAAGTGTTCTTTATGCAGCTAAAAATAAAAGCCCATTATTGATCGGATTAGGTGACGACTTCAATATGGTTGTCAGTGATGCGATGGCAGGTGTGCAACTAACGAACGAGTATGTTGAGATTCATGACGGCGAAATTGTCATGCTGACAAAAGATGATGTCTTAATTGAAACAGTCGCTGGTGAAGCGATTGAGCGTGCGTCTTACCGCGCAACAGTGGATGCATCTGATTTAGAAAAAGGAACGTATCCGTACTATATGTTGAAGGAGATTGACGAGCAACCAGCTGTTTTACGTCGTATCATTCAAGAGTACCAAGGAGAAGACAACCAATTAGAAGTGGATGAAGTGTTATTGGCTGCCATGATGGAAGCTGACCGCATCCATATTGTCGCTTGTGGAACAAGTTATCATGCGGGTTGGGTAGGTAAGCACTATTTAGAAACACTAGCTAAGATCCCAACAGAAGTTCATATTGCAAGTGAGTTTTCATACAACCAGCCGTTATTGACTGGCAAACCTTTCTTTATTTTTATCTCCCAATCTGGCGAAACAGCAGACAGCCGCCAAGTGTTGGTTAAAGTAAAAGAACTGGGTTACCCAGCATTGACGATTACAAATGTCCAAGGGTCAACTTTGTCGCGTGAAGCAGACCATACCTTATTGCTTTATGCAGGCCCAGAAATAGCTGTAGCCTCATCAAAAGCCTATACTGCTCAAATGACTGTTATGGCGATATTAGCTGACGTGTTAGGCAGACAAAAAGGTCACGACAACCAGTGGGACTTAGCTCACGAATTAGGACTAGTCGCAAGAGCGATGGATACTGTCATTGATGAAAAAGCGCAATTAGAAGAACTTGCTGAGACCTATTTTAAAGATACGAGAAATGCCTTTTATATCGGACGCGGATTAGACTACTATGTCGCTATGGAAGCGGCATTGAAACTAAAAGAAATTTCCTATATCCAAACAGAAGGATTCGCTGCCGGCGAATTGAAGCATGGTACCATTGCCCTAATCGAAGAAGGCACACCAGTCTTAGCCTTAGCGACGCAAGCAAGCAATGCCAGCCACACTCGCGGTAATGTTGAGGAAGTACGCTCTCGCGGAGCTAATACGTGTGTGATTGCCATGGAAGGATTGGAACAAGAAGGCGACCAATTTATCTTGCCACATATCCATGAAGAACTCGCACCACTTGTCGCAGTTGTCCCTACTCAACTCCTCGCTTACTATGCAACCTTGCAAAGAGGCTATGACGTTGACAAACCAAGAAACTTAGCGAAATCAGTAACAGTGGAATAA